The Cucurbita pepo subsp. pepo cultivar mu-cu-16 unplaced genomic scaffold, ASM280686v2 Cp4.1_scaffold003473, whole genome shotgun sequence sequence GGAATGTTGTAAATCATAAACTTAGCTAGAATccttttcttggtttctagaaccatgccGCACAGAGGACGTAGAAGAGGTAGGAGAGGAAGAGGACGACCTCTCGTTaggagaggaggaagaggagacACCGATAGAAGCTCTTCCCAAGAGGGGTTGACTACCGGCCCATATGCGTTTGTACCACCT is a genomic window containing:
- the LOC111786925 gene encoding glutelin-2-like: MPHRGRRRGRRGRGRPLVRRGGRGDTDRSSSQEGLTTGPYAFVPPPEYAPPPQTVPPPEYAPPPQAVPPPKYAPPPQAAPQAGLDPTT